The Citrifermentans bemidjiense Bem genome window below encodes:
- a CDS encoding glycosyltransferase has translation MKGSGKKYLVSAIVSTYKAERFLRGKLEDLEAQTIAGELEIVVIDSGSPENERAIVEEFQKRYDNIRYLRTKERETVYQAWNRGIRMATGEFVTNANTDDRLRNDAYEVLARTLREHPERVLSYPDMRITKQENATFDRHASFGFRDWPEFDRLNLLELCCVGPFPLWRRSLHEKIGYFDERFKSAADYEFWLRAALQYDFIHVPEFLGLYWLSEETVSRRGDLPTLEYLEVQKEYRARFAPVTPPPVEPTAGEWDAFHALTTRLKAGDATVLPELERFNANHPRAAAPHLELARIYYRMGEIGYAKKHFEKASIVDPFSKTYRDSLISFMKSELYQALQHQTAVLSANPDDLEAHLCAGMTLILMDRHQAALEHYRRALEISPGNALAVENISFVERQLLQEKPGSYYACKRPEVRRLVSRRARRVLDVGCAAGELGQALKKRQGAEVWGVEPNGVAAAAASRALDRVLEATIEDALSSLPQGHFDSIVAGDVLEHLVDPERVLHELSGKLTSSGEIIVSLPNVRHWSVVQGLLEGSWEYADAGILDRTHLRFFTRKSAVALFEATGYAVESVEPIALSGDEGMPKALLKALAEGGVLESTLAEESAAYQYLFRLAPKASRLTSIVILTWNELSCTRECLESIQRYTPEPHEVILVDNGSSDGTIPFLREFCAGKENYRLIENGKNLGFAAGCNIGMRAARGGHVLLLNNDTVVTRGWLSGMIEALQRDPKAGIVGPMTNEIAGPQKLAQVPYRGMEELQAFAERFRSEHYGRRIEVDRVVGFCMLFTRELLETVGELDERFGSGNFEDDDFCLRAALAGYRCLIAGDVFIHHYGSRSFAGNRVDYAAAMWKNRKAFDAKWDLAALEQGTAARVVTHNAMLRGAKLARRGKLNDAVELMLQEGIRFSPASPAPYLALAGILCEAGNWREALEVLEQVPAGCELDAALMRGRAFKESGEPAQAVEAAKQAEGIDPEAPGTLHLNGVLALSQGEAEKGEELLRRAITADPGFALPYGALAQTAWERGEREQGVRLAELAFVLSPLELSALGRYHEFATACGQLPREEELLREALEIHRDHKGLSYGLIELLIRNGRYGEAMTEIERGAARFGLDDGSIDAALQIRKLAGPPLPCASGKGSVSLCMIVKDEARHLPAVLDSVRGLADELIVVDTGSSDRSCDIARIFGARLFSFPWNGSFADARNFSLAQALGEWILVLDADEVIAAEDVAPLKELAQRTALPTAFSFTTRNYTHEVTRRNWSANAGEYPAEEEGRGWTPSDKVRFFPNDPALRFEGAVHELVEPSVLHRGLPIHACDVPVHHYGKLDAERCAKKQEAYYLLGLKKLEEDGGSVEALTELARQATELDRGEEAQRLWHRLLQVHPENAEAYLNLGYLQLNAGEYPKARESALKGAQLAPGMKEAAFNLAKCELFLGNTEKARESCREMLEKWPDYPPALSLSCVCLLLQGEKAQAEKLLQRLAAMRFDCADFLKEYAAGLQKGEHADLALPLMELARGISGGASP, from the coding sequence GTGAAGGGCTCCGGGAAAAAGTACCTGGTCTCCGCCATCGTCTCCACCTATAAGGCGGAACGCTTCCTGCGCGGCAAGCTTGAGGACCTGGAGGCGCAGACCATAGCGGGCGAGCTGGAGATAGTCGTCATCGATTCGGGCTCGCCCGAAAACGAGCGCGCCATCGTGGAGGAGTTCCAGAAGCGCTATGACAACATCCGCTACCTCCGAACCAAGGAGCGCGAGACGGTGTACCAGGCCTGGAACCGCGGCATCCGCATGGCGACCGGCGAGTTCGTCACCAACGCCAACACGGACGACCGCCTCAGAAACGACGCCTACGAGGTCCTGGCGCGCACGCTCAGGGAGCACCCGGAGCGCGTGCTCTCCTACCCGGACATGCGCATCACGAAGCAGGAGAACGCCACCTTTGACCGGCACGCCTCCTTCGGCTTCCGGGACTGGCCCGAGTTCGACCGGCTGAACCTCCTGGAGCTCTGCTGCGTCGGGCCCTTCCCGCTTTGGAGGCGCTCGCTGCACGAAAAGATCGGCTACTTCGACGAGCGCTTCAAAAGCGCCGCAGACTACGAATTCTGGCTGCGCGCCGCACTTCAGTACGACTTCATCCACGTCCCCGAGTTCCTGGGGCTTTACTGGCTTTCGGAGGAGACCGTATCGAGGAGGGGGGATCTCCCCACTCTCGAATACCTGGAGGTGCAGAAGGAGTACCGTGCGCGTTTCGCGCCAGTCACCCCTCCCCCTGTGGAACCGACGGCCGGGGAGTGGGACGCCTTCCACGCCCTGACAACGCGCCTGAAAGCTGGGGACGCCACGGTGCTCCCCGAACTGGAGCGCTTCAACGCAAACCACCCGCGCGCCGCAGCCCCCCACCTGGAGCTGGCCCGGATCTACTACCGTATGGGAGAGATCGGCTACGCCAAGAAGCACTTCGAGAAGGCCTCCATCGTTGATCCCTTTTCCAAGACATACCGCGACAGCCTCATCTCCTTCATGAAAAGCGAGTTGTACCAGGCGCTGCAGCACCAGACCGCCGTGCTGAGTGCGAACCCCGACGACCTGGAAGCGCACCTTTGCGCCGGGATGACCCTCATCCTGATGGATCGCCACCAAGCGGCCCTGGAGCACTACCGGCGCGCCCTGGAAATCAGCCCGGGGAACGCTCTCGCCGTGGAAAACATCTCCTTCGTGGAACGCCAGTTGCTCCAAGAAAAGCCCGGCAGTTACTACGCCTGCAAGCGCCCCGAGGTGCGGCGTCTGGTGAGCCGCCGCGCGCGCCGGGTGCTGGACGTGGGGTGCGCCGCGGGAGAACTGGGACAGGCCCTGAAGAAGCGACAGGGAGCCGAGGTCTGGGGGGTGGAGCCCAACGGCGTGGCGGCGGCGGCAGCTAGCCGGGCACTGGACCGGGTGTTGGAGGCGACCATCGAAGATGCGCTCTCCTCTTTGCCGCAGGGGCATTTCGACAGCATCGTCGCCGGCGACGTCCTGGAGCATCTGGTCGACCCGGAACGTGTGTTGCACGAGCTGTCCGGGAAGCTCACCTCGTCCGGCGAAATCATCGTCTCCCTCCCCAACGTCAGGCACTGGAGCGTGGTGCAGGGGCTTTTGGAGGGGTCGTGGGAGTACGCCGACGCTGGGATCCTGGACCGGACCCACCTCAGGTTCTTCACTCGGAAAAGTGCCGTCGCGCTCTTCGAAGCGACGGGGTACGCCGTGGAGAGCGTGGAGCCGATAGCCCTTTCCGGCGACGAGGGAATGCCGAAGGCGCTCTTAAAGGCGCTAGCCGAGGGAGGTGTGCTGGAATCGACCCTCGCGGAGGAGAGCGCCGCCTACCAGTACCTGTTCCGCCTGGCCCCCAAGGCCTCCCGGCTCACCTCCATCGTCATCCTCACCTGGAACGAGCTCTCCTGCACCCGCGAGTGCCTGGAGAGCATACAGAGGTACACCCCCGAGCCGCACGAGGTGATCCTGGTGGACAACGGCTCCAGCGACGGGACCATCCCCTTCCTGCGCGAGTTCTGCGCGGGAAAAGAGAACTACCGCCTCATCGAGAACGGCAAGAACCTCGGCTTCGCCGCGGGGTGCAACATCGGCATGCGCGCAGCCCGGGGGGGGCATGTCCTGCTTCTCAACAACGACACCGTGGTGACCCGCGGCTGGCTTTCCGGCATGATCGAGGCGCTTCAGCGCGACCCCAAGGCGGGAATCGTCGGCCCCATGACCAACGAGATCGCGGGGCCGCAGAAGCTCGCCCAGGTCCCCTACCGCGGCATGGAAGAGCTGCAGGCCTTCGCGGAGCGCTTCAGAAGCGAGCACTACGGGCGCCGCATCGAGGTCGACCGCGTGGTCGGCTTCTGCATGCTCTTCACCCGCGAGCTGCTGGAGACGGTAGGGGAATTGGACGAGCGCTTCGGCTCCGGCAACTTCGAGGACGACGACTTCTGCCTGAGGGCTGCACTTGCCGGGTACCGCTGCCTCATCGCCGGCGACGTCTTCATCCACCACTACGGCAGCCGCTCCTTCGCCGGCAACCGGGTGGACTACGCGGCCGCCATGTGGAAGAACCGCAAGGCCTTCGACGCCAAGTGGGACTTAGCAGCGCTGGAGCAGGGGACGGCGGCGCGGGTGGTGACCCACAACGCGATGTTGAGGGGGGCGAAACTCGCCCGCCGCGGGAAACTGAACGACGCGGTGGAACTGATGCTGCAGGAGGGTATCCGCTTCTCCCCCGCCTCCCCCGCCCCCTACCTGGCGCTCGCCGGGATCCTTTGCGAGGCGGGGAACTGGCGCGAGGCCCTGGAGGTCTTGGAGCAGGTCCCGGCCGGCTGCGAGCTGGACGCGGCCCTGATGCGGGGGCGCGCCTTCAAGGAATCGGGGGAACCGGCGCAGGCTGTCGAAGCCGCCAAGCAGGCCGAGGGGATCGACCCGGAGGCCCCGGGAACGCTCCATCTCAATGGGGTGCTGGCGCTCTCCCAGGGGGAAGCCGAGAAGGGGGAGGAACTCTTGCGGCGCGCCATCACCGCCGACCCCGGGTTCGCCCTCCCCTACGGCGCCCTGGCCCAAACAGCCTGGGAGCGAGGCGAGCGCGAACAGGGGGTGAGGCTCGCCGAACTCGCCTTTGTGCTGTCACCCTTGGAACTCTCCGCGCTCGGCCGCTACCACGAATTCGCCACCGCCTGCGGCCAGCTTCCCCGCGAGGAGGAGTTGTTGCGGGAAGCCTTAGAGATCCACCGGGACCACAAGGGGCTCTCTTACGGCCTGATCGAGCTCCTGATCCGCAACGGACGCTACGGCGAGGCGATGACGGAGATCGAGCGCGGCGCCGCCCGCTTCGGGCTCGACGACGGGAGCATCGACGCCGCGCTGCAGATAAGGAAACTGGCCGGGCCTCCCCTTCCCTGCGCCAGCGGCAAGGGGAGCGTTTCGCTTTGCATGATCGTCAAGGACGAGGCGAGGCACCTCCCCGCCGTCCTCGACTCGGTGCGGGGGTTGGCCGACGAGCTGATAGTGGTCGACACCGGCTCCAGCGACCGCAGCTGCGACATCGCCCGAATCTTCGGGGCCAGGCTCTTCAGCTTCCCCTGGAACGGCAGCTTCGCCGACGCCCGCAACTTCTCCCTTGCCCAGGCGCTGGGGGAGTGGATCCTGGTGCTCGACGCGGACGAGGTGATAGCGGCCGAAGACGTGGCACCGCTCAAGGAGCTGGCGCAAAGGACGGCCCTTCCCACCGCCTTCTCCTTCACCACGAGGAATTACACCCACGAGGTGACCCGCCGCAACTGGAGCGCCAACGCGGGGGAATACCCCGCCGAGGAGGAGGGGCGCGGCTGGACCCCGAGCGACAAGGTGAGGTTCTTCCCGAACGACCCGGCGCTTCGCTTCGAGGGGGCGGTGCACGAGCTGGTGGAGCCGTCGGTGCTCCATCGCGGCCTCCCCATCCACGCCTGCGACGTCCCGGTGCACCACTACGGAAAGCTCGACGCCGAGCGCTGCGCTAAGAAGCAGGAGGCGTACTACCTCCTGGGGCTGAAGAAGCTGGAAGAGGACGGGGGGTCGGTGGAGGCGCTCACCGAGCTGGCGCGCCAGGCGACCGAGCTGGACCGGGGCGAGGAGGCGCAAAGGCTCTGGCACCGGCTTTTGCAGGTGCATCCGGAGAACGCGGAGGCCTACCTCAACCTGGGGTACCTGCAGCTAAACGCCGGGGAGTACCCGAAGGCGCGGGAAAGCGCGCTCAAGGGGGCCCAGTTGGCACCCGGGATGAAGGAGGCCGCCTTCAACCTGGCCAAGTGCGAGCTCTTTTTGGGGAACACGGAAAAGGCGCGTGAGAGCTGCCGCGAGATGCTGGAGAAATGGCCGGATTACCCCCCGGCCCTGTCGCTTTCCTGCGTCTGCCTCCTGCTGCAGGGGGAGAAGGCCCAGGCGGAAAAACTTTTGCAAAGGCTCGCCGCCATGCGCTTCGACTGCGCCGATTTCCTGAAAGAGTACGCGGCCGGGCTCCAGAAGGGGGAGCATGCCGATCTCGCCCTCCCGCTCATGGAGCTTGCCCGCGGCATCTCCGGCGGGGCCTCCCCGTGA
- a CDS encoding glycosyltransferase, whose translation MIIIGNSNVNTFKQQGVVAATDAEKVSVLWVGALTASDFRTDHPAAHKVRAIFSGNKEWKFLSIGTHDIHELCAAAAMQRLDEAFANLNEFYRKLFREFAASGNFGWLIFPFPAQEITLPNVTADEILGIASNFYNQIKKWCQEEGIPVIDPHQRILGADGQPLPHLLQKDGIHLNVEAARIYLEEISALTGTPLRFQGEGPVFEPADEPESFASLLLNALDVPHRRGANLDGLEERLIGFVGELLRGKGLELEVDAETELVDSGLLDSLNLVETYTFAVNSVGMEIVYDVDLRTLDTVQKICCFIAEHGGGEEPDGPTFEDFITSMRGDFCDPAQRDAIEAADYRIATMNKERVQEFIRHFEIVSYSFNCNYGIIYFWLSLFAANNRNYGTALELLRHGSTADLVYPVTGEHVQHYLERWEKLQNLGSAAPQQEVARQQEVAPQQAVLPPRISVVIPSYNYGRYLETCLDSILSQNYPNLELLVLDGGSSDNTVEILKRYDKHLAFWRSCPDAGQYSAIEEGLNRASGEIMTWLNADDMFHPGAFDAVSRIFMTSAEVEWLMGRPNSFDEAGRQKHVHSYLPLNSRAKYLADEEFIQQEGVFWRRGLWERSGACIDRELPLAADLELWARFFRSARLFSVDALIAGFRDHPLQKSKDKAGYTAEANRVLAREKALFVREPRPFSPPAPLPILLDGDKVIL comes from the coding sequence ATGATCATCATCGGCAACTCCAACGTGAACACCTTCAAACAGCAGGGGGTCGTCGCCGCGACCGACGCCGAGAAGGTCTCGGTGCTCTGGGTGGGCGCCCTTACCGCCTCGGACTTCCGCACCGACCACCCGGCGGCGCACAAGGTGCGCGCCATCTTCTCCGGCAACAAGGAGTGGAAGTTCCTGAGCATCGGGACCCACGACATCCACGAACTCTGCGCCGCCGCCGCGATGCAGCGGCTGGACGAGGCCTTCGCCAACCTGAACGAGTTCTACAGGAAGCTCTTCCGCGAGTTCGCCGCCTCGGGGAACTTCGGCTGGCTCATCTTCCCCTTCCCCGCGCAAGAGATCACCTTACCCAACGTCACTGCCGATGAGATCCTCGGCATCGCGAGTAACTTCTACAACCAGATCAAAAAGTGGTGCCAGGAGGAGGGGATCCCGGTCATCGACCCGCACCAGCGGATCCTCGGCGCCGACGGCCAGCCCCTGCCGCACCTGCTGCAAAAAGACGGCATCCACCTGAACGTGGAGGCGGCCCGGATCTACCTGGAGGAGATCTCCGCCTTGACCGGGACGCCGCTTCGGTTCCAGGGGGAAGGCCCCGTTTTCGAGCCTGCCGACGAGCCGGAATCGTTCGCATCGCTGCTACTGAACGCGCTCGACGTCCCCCACCGGCGCGGGGCGAACCTGGATGGGCTAGAGGAGCGCCTGATCGGATTCGTGGGGGAGCTTTTGCGCGGCAAGGGGCTGGAACTCGAGGTCGACGCGGAGACGGAGCTGGTCGACTCGGGGCTGCTCGACTCCCTGAACCTCGTCGAGACCTACACCTTCGCCGTGAACAGCGTCGGGATGGAGATCGTCTACGACGTCGACCTGAGAACGCTCGACACGGTGCAAAAGATCTGCTGCTTCATCGCCGAACATGGGGGCGGCGAGGAGCCCGACGGTCCCACCTTCGAGGATTTCATCACTTCCATGCGGGGGGATTTCTGCGACCCCGCCCAAAGAGACGCCATCGAGGCGGCCGACTACCGGATCGCCACCATGAATAAAGAGCGGGTGCAGGAGTTCATCCGCCACTTCGAGATCGTCTCCTACAGCTTCAACTGCAACTACGGAATCATCTACTTCTGGCTTTCGCTCTTCGCCGCCAACAACCGCAACTACGGCACCGCGCTCGAGCTTTTGCGCCACGGCAGCACCGCCGATCTGGTCTACCCGGTGACCGGGGAGCACGTGCAGCACTACCTCGAGCGCTGGGAGAAGCTCCAAAACCTCGGCAGTGCGGCGCCGCAGCAAGAGGTGGCGCGGCAGCAAGAGGTGGCGCCGCAGCAAGCCGTGTTGCCGCCGCGCATCTCCGTGGTGATCCCGTCCTACAACTACGGCCGCTACCTCGAGACCTGCCTGGATTCGATCCTGTCCCAGAACTACCCGAACCTGGAGCTCCTGGTCCTGGACGGCGGGAGCAGCGACAACACCGTCGAGATACTCAAGCGCTACGACAAGCACTTAGCCTTCTGGCGCAGCTGCCCCGACGCCGGGCAGTACAGCGCCATCGAAGAGGGACTGAACCGGGCAAGCGGCGAGATCATGACCTGGCTCAATGCCGACGACATGTTCCACCCCGGCGCCTTCGACGCCGTCTCCCGCATCTTCATGACCTCCGCCGAGGTGGAGTGGCTCATGGGCAGGCCCAACAGCTTTGACGAGGCGGGGAGGCAAAAGCACGTGCACAGCTACCTTCCGCTCAACTCGCGCGCCAAGTACCTGGCGGACGAGGAGTTCATCCAGCAGGAGGGGGTTTTCTGGCGCCGCGGGCTCTGGGAAAGAAGCGGGGCCTGCATCGACCGGGAGCTGCCGCTTGCGGCCGATCTGGAGCTTTGGGCCCGCTTCTTCAGAAGCGCCAGGCTCTTCTCGGTAGACGCGCTCATCGCCGGTTTCCGCGACCACCCGTTGCAGAAATCCAAGGACAAGGCTGGTTACACGGCCGAGGCGAACCGGGTGCTGGCGCGGGAAAAGGCGCTCTTCGTGCGCGAGCCGCGCCCCTTCTCTCCCCCCGCACCGCTCCCCATCCTCCTGGACGGGGACAAGGTCATCCTGTGA
- a CDS encoding O-linked N-acetylglucosamine transferase family protein: MTAPESARELFLAGNALFGAGDLSGASECYRRALQLDPGYAEACFNLGCTLDRLSGPAEALPHLARAVELSPEWSRARGSLGFALARLGRMGEAASELAAAVRLDPGDPGLSNNLGLALSALSRGEEAKDAFEEAIRLDPLYAEPHNNLSILFERFGESAHAIAAALEALRLKPEFPEAHLNLANALKSQGRHQEAIAHYREALRLRPDYPEAESSLLFALLYPAHTPEEELFAEHAAFGARCRFAAPRHLNDPDPERPLKLGYLSADFREHAVARFIEPVLARHDRALFQVYCYSNVPVPDQRSEKLASMADCFRNIAGMTDQKVEELVRADGIDILVDLSGHSAGNRLPVFARRPAPVQVTWLGYPFSTGLDAIDYRITDAVCDPPGETERYHSEELLRLPGTFSCFLPPDDAPPPGPAPCITSGRVTFGSFNNPAKITPETVLLWSGVLRAVPGSQLLLKGYSLACAETRLRLEETFAGHGIERERLELLGNTPSYRDHLSLYDRVDIALDSYPYNGTTTTCEALWMGVPVVTLAGSAHRSRVGASILQALGLEGLVAHEARKFVVLAQALAGDRERLSGLRTTLRQTMAASPLTDGASFTRHLEKAWRDIWGRWCRSHPAQAPDPAVQGAQYLQHGRLDRALSQFLIPLRGGERSTLGGIQEALRLQLAADQARALALDDPLAFREEEPEHLGSETLAETAELLVAAGFVTPAELICRYLGDRGCLSPRVSRTLAEVALAIGKPEVAVREFEHAQAAGDRSRATRIKLVKAQEAERLSPPPERGERFLLIKAWGYGFWSDVNMLLGQCLLAEITGRVPVVHWGGNSLFSDDPGKNAFLSFFLPFNGTGIGELAARARSFYPPKWNRENLLLDELNKEEGPWSRFSSLYALERGEEVVVGDFHYGVNDLIPWIPPEHPLYGLDQDALCLQLYRRYLRPKPELEQRAEAFFNREFSGRPVLALHVRGGDKGGEDPGLHRLNALYHPRIERFLSEEREGRLFLLTDDEKLLSSYRERYGDRLSHTVSTRTGSSLGVHYQEQADRRALGEEVLVDALIASRCHLFLGNGFSNVSLAVAQMKQWEPGSCVLFGARLDRVRQMTLYRS, translated from the coding sequence GTGACGGCGCCCGAGAGCGCACGCGAGCTTTTCCTGGCGGGGAACGCGCTTTTCGGCGCGGGGGACCTCTCCGGCGCGTCGGAGTGCTACCGGCGCGCCCTGCAGCTCGATCCCGGCTACGCCGAGGCGTGCTTCAACCTGGGGTGCACCCTGGACCGCCTGTCCGGCCCCGCCGAGGCGCTGCCCCACTTAGCGCGCGCCGTCGAGCTGTCGCCTGAGTGGAGCCGGGCCCGCGGCAGCCTGGGTTTCGCCCTGGCCCGTCTCGGCCGCATGGGGGAGGCAGCCTCGGAATTGGCCGCAGCCGTCCGGCTCGACCCCGGCGACCCCGGGCTCTCGAACAACCTGGGGCTCGCCCTCTCGGCGCTTTCCCGGGGCGAGGAGGCGAAGGACGCCTTCGAGGAGGCGATCCGCCTCGACCCGCTCTACGCCGAGCCCCACAACAACCTCTCCATCCTCTTCGAGCGTTTCGGGGAGAGCGCGCACGCCATAGCGGCCGCCCTTGAGGCGCTCCGGCTGAAGCCGGAATTCCCCGAGGCGCACCTGAACCTCGCCAACGCCCTCAAGTCCCAGGGGAGGCATCAGGAGGCGATCGCCCACTACCGTGAGGCGCTGAGGCTTCGCCCCGACTACCCCGAAGCGGAAAGCTCGCTTCTCTTCGCGCTTCTTTACCCCGCACACACCCCCGAGGAGGAGCTCTTCGCCGAGCACGCAGCCTTCGGGGCCCGCTGCCGCTTCGCAGCACCCAGGCACCTGAACGACCCGGACCCGGAGCGCCCGCTGAAGCTCGGCTATCTCTCCGCCGACTTCCGGGAGCACGCCGTGGCCCGCTTCATCGAGCCGGTCTTGGCCCGCCACGACCGGGCCCTGTTCCAGGTCTATTGCTACTCGAACGTCCCGGTCCCGGACCAAAGAAGCGAGAAGCTGGCCTCCATGGCCGACTGTTTCCGGAACATAGCCGGGATGACGGACCAAAAGGTCGAGGAGCTGGTGCGCGCGGACGGGATCGACATCCTGGTGGACCTCTCCGGGCACAGCGCGGGAAACCGCCTTCCCGTCTTCGCCCGCAGGCCCGCGCCGGTACAGGTCACCTGGCTCGGCTACCCCTTCAGCACCGGGCTCGATGCCATCGATTACCGCATCACCGACGCCGTCTGCGACCCCCCGGGCGAGACCGAGCGCTACCACAGCGAGGAGCTCTTGCGGCTTCCCGGAACCTTCTCCTGCTTTCTCCCCCCCGATGATGCGCCCCCCCCGGGGCCGGCGCCCTGCATCACCAGCGGCAGGGTCACCTTCGGCTCCTTCAACAACCCGGCGAAGATCACCCCGGAGACGGTGCTCCTTTGGTCCGGGGTGCTGCGCGCGGTCCCGGGCTCCCAACTCCTCTTGAAGGGGTATTCGCTCGCCTGCGCCGAGACGAGGCTGCGCCTGGAGGAGACCTTCGCCGGGCACGGCATCGAACGCGAACGGCTGGAGCTTCTGGGTAACACCCCCTCCTATCGGGACCACCTGTCGCTCTACGACCGGGTCGACATCGCCCTGGACAGCTACCCCTACAACGGCACGACTACCACCTGCGAGGCGCTCTGGATGGGGGTCCCGGTGGTGACGCTGGCGGGCTCCGCCCACCGCTCGCGTGTGGGTGCCAGCATTTTGCAGGCGCTGGGGCTTGAGGGGCTGGTGGCGCACGAGGCGCGCAAGTTCGTGGTACTCGCCCAGGCTTTGGCCGGGGACCGGGAGAGGCTCTCCGGCCTGCGGACCACGCTGCGGCAGACCATGGCCGCCTCCCCCCTCACCGACGGCGCCTCCTTCACCCGCCATCTGGAAAAGGCCTGGCGCGACATCTGGGGGAGGTGGTGCCGCAGCCATCCGGCCCAGGCGCCGGACCCCGCGGTGCAGGGGGCGCAGTACCTGCAGCACGGCAGGCTCGACCGGGCGCTCTCGCAGTTCCTGATACCTTTGCGCGGCGGGGAGAGGAGCACCCTCGGGGGTATTCAGGAGGCGCTCCGCCTGCAGCTGGCGGCGGACCAGGCGCGCGCGCTGGCACTAGACGACCCGCTGGCCTTCCGGGAGGAGGAGCCGGAGCATTTGGGCAGCGAGACCCTGGCCGAGACGGCCGAACTTCTGGTTGCCGCCGGCTTTGTGACGCCGGCAGAGCTCATCTGCCGCTACCTGGGCGACCGCGGCTGCCTGAGCCCCCGGGTGAGCCGCACCTTGGCCGAGGTGGCGCTCGCCATTGGGAAGCCTGAAGTCGCGGTACGCGAATTCGAACACGCCCAGGCTGCAGGTGACCGCTCCCGCGCCACCCGCATCAAGCTGGTGAAGGCGCAGGAGGCGGAGCGGCTCTCCCCACCTCCGGAGAGAGGGGAGCGCTTTCTTCTCATCAAGGCCTGGGGATACGGTTTCTGGAGCGACGTGAACATGCTCTTGGGGCAGTGCCTCTTGGCGGAGATCACCGGGCGGGTCCCGGTGGTGCACTGGGGGGGAAATTCACTTTTCTCCGACGATCCCGGGAAAAACGCCTTTCTGAGCTTCTTCCTCCCCTTCAACGGCACCGGCATCGGCGAGCTCGCCGCCCGCGCGCGGAGCTTCTATCCCCCCAAGTGGAACCGGGAGAACCTCCTTTTGGACGAGCTCAACAAGGAGGAGGGGCCCTGGTCCCGCTTTTCCTCCCTCTACGCCCTGGAGCGCGGCGAGGAGGTGGTGGTAGGGGATTTCCATTACGGCGTGAATGATCTCATCCCCTGGATCCCGCCGGAGCACCCGCTTTACGGGCTCGACCAGGACGCGCTCTGCCTGCAGCTTTACCGGCGCTACCTAAGGCCTAAGCCTGAGCTGGAGCAGCGCGCCGAGGCCTTCTTCAACCGGGAGTTCTCAGGCCGCCCCGTGCTGGCGCTCCACGTCCGCGGCGGGGACAAGGGGGGAGAAGATCCCGGCCTTCACCGGCTGAACGCCCTCTATCACCCACGGATCGAGCGCTTCCTTAGCGAGGAGCGGGAGGGGCGCCTTTTCCTTCTCACCGACGACGAGAAGCTCCTCTCCTCCTACAGGGAGCGCTACGGGGACCGACTCTCCCACACCGTCTCGACCCGCACCGGCTCCAGCCTCGGGGTGCATTACCAGGAGCAGGCGGACCGCAGGGCGCTGGGCGAGGAAGTGCTAGTCGACGCGCTGATTGCCTCGCGCTGCCACCTTTTCCTCGGCAACGGCTTTTCCAACGTCTCCCTGGCGGTGGCCCAGATGAAGCAGTGGGAGCCGGGGAGCTGCGTCCTTTTTGGCGCCCGGCTGGACCGGGTCCGGCAGATGACCCTCTACAGGAGCTGA